gaataataacatttactcGCGACTCTGCGCGTGAAATTCTTTGCCTTTTCATTATCCTACCAAAGTACTTAgcttaaaaaagaaatatcgaAATTGCAGTgttaactattatatttattactatagaaAACCTATGCATTGGCaaaataagtgattttaatCGATGCTATAACCATATGGTGTGCTGCCACCCTTACACCATAAATGGTAATTTGCGACAGCACGCTCGCAACCAACGCTCGCTCAGTTAATTTGCGAATAAATTGTACCCTCATAGACTAAAAGGTACCTTTGTCAAATATCATTTCATATAAATGCTGATAAAGTCTAGACTTGTAAGAAGCCACATTATTACAAGGATTTTGAATAATTAGTCCATACAAAGTTGCTTCTGCCACCTAACTTGTCAGAAATTCCGAGGTGCATGTTCAATGTTCATCTTACCCGTGCAAAGTTGCTTTACTTACTCTAGTTTGAGAGTTGTTTTCATGCGTGGTTTTAGCTCTAgctttaatgttttgtaaaacattattacgTTCCCTCGTATATCTTTGAATTTGTCCAAGCCGACGAATTTTTATGCTcttctattaaaattactattaccTTTTCTTTATTATCTCTTCTATTTTCCTTACCCCAGTCCAAGTTGGTGACGCGTCTTCACTTCCCCCTCCAAACTCCTAAGGGCCCCTGCTATCATTAAGACGGGAGATTCCAGTATCCCCTTCTCAGGTTTCTCCCGCTGTTGACAGCAAGGATTCTCAGCCTATGCAGTGAAAAAGGCTGTAGATTCCTAGCATTCCAATCGCAGAGTTCCCCCCTTAATGAATTAGGAGTAACCTACCCGAAAAAATACTTGGTGACGCAACACAATTTTATCCAAAATATTGCACAATGTATTTGTCTTAGTTTCCATAACTGGTATACTTGGCATCAGACTCCTCTAGCTATTATAGATCATAAGATCCATATCGTATTTTCTGAAACTTTACATCCCTTTATATCGATAGCGGATCCTAAGggtatgttattttttagattGTATGCGGTATTGGCGGATTGGTGGTCGGCGCAGTGGGGTGGTTGGAAGAGAGACAGAAACCGGCCTTAGGTCTAGGAGTTCCTGCAGGTGCTATCACAGTTCTAGCAGCCGGTAAGTCATTATAAGAACATCAGTCCTATCCATCAGTCATATACTAACCCACTAGAGGCGCGGGTGTTCTCCATTACTTAGAAGAATTAAGCCCTGATCCACCACGTTAAACTTGTGCcgcttacattattttatcttagcttataatcataatacatatcaaatatgaaaattagcgaaattatttgtatatttgtaaatagtaaACGCAAAACCGCTCAATGGATTTCGACCATATTTCACATACAATAAATAGCCTATCTTGTATTAACATGATATATGGActaatttttattgcaaaatatgcACAGAAAGACCCTTCTTCGGGTTACAAGCATTCATATGTACCTATAAAGCAACGAGGAATAGCTAGTCTTTCATAAAATAACAAGAATTTATGCAAACGAACCACAACACAAGTAACTAGTCTATTAGTTAATTCattcattatgttaattaacggttaatttaaattaagagcGTTGGGTCCTATCGGATCCCGAGTTGATAATTTAAATGTGATTACAATTGTACGATACGGCGTCGaaaatcaatattacaatattgttaatCAAATTAATTCTGGTCTTGACTCCCCCGGCGTCGTAGTATTGCGTGAGTAGTGCGACTTTCGCTCTGAGGTTCAGGGTCCGAATCTTAGGTCGAGCAGTAGAAGTGGGTTTTTCAGGTTATTAACAGCCTCCAGGCCTCCGGACTCTAGGACTCTGGAATTTATACCCGATATGGTGACAagctcccccccccccctgatGATGAGACACAAAACACATCGAGAAAAGTGACACCAgctgcacttctgcctaccccttcgggaatgaAAGGGATGAATGTGTGTCTTTATAACTTAGACATAATTTACGAGACAGCAAGACTATTGCCGTGTGTTTGTATTATGTtcgtaaaataatgtattttccacgaaattttatacaaaatcaatattatgttacaatgttaaacatttaacttataaatattattaatgaagcCGTTAGAATGAATGAGAAATTTCTTGataaatttcaattcaaaattatgttaaaatggATTTCCATTGTGACTATTAATGCATGAGTTTATTCCTAGAAGTTaccagaataatattatatctacttTTTAACTTACaggttttaaaatcaataaatttaattattattttttccgcGGAAAACCTAACATAATGGTTTATCTTTTGTCGATGTATACAAACACTATCAAGTGTCTCGGCGTTGGAATTTACAGAAATACGATGATACTCTACCCCATCAAGAGATGGAATAagcttattaattattagttgtAACTTTGCCTACCATTTCGCTGATTAAGTGTTATCTAATCATTAAACTAATTAACATGagatcaatattatttaaaacattagcAATATCTCTTTTTGCATACAAAATATGTGGTGGAATACACATTTCCTCTCGGATAAATGATTAAATCCCTTTGGGACATGAAGCCGGGGACGTGCGTCCGCACGAATGgacgcaaaaataaataatattcatacaaccaaacattttatagaattaaatgTAGCCGACATATTAATCTTTAGTATTTAAAAGGCGTATTTGATTTGATATAGAAAATCTCGAAtaggaaagaaagaaagaaaaacattataacaccatataatattataataaagatttcttacatcttgatttttttttatacggcacaGTCGGCACATTAAAAtgacccactgcacctaatgataagtggCGTGGGGTCTAATggaatatcgattgacgagagacgattacccctcaacaatcgatacaattatgccggcctgccgGAACCGGCCTTGTCCATTCTTGCCGCTAAGTGTAGTTAAGAAATTTACTTTAGTACGCTTAGaatcatttcataaaaatgatgTTTGCTTTAAATCGGCCTATTTAATATGTTCGCGATTCATAAGTGTTCCATTCCCTTAGGATAACAATAAACAGATGGTTAGCATTCTAAAGGCACTGCTTGACATTCAGAGGTCGCTTCTCATGAGAGCTTAAGATACCCTGGGAATAAGAGCTAGACGTTTAAAATTCTCATCTTAACACGTCTTCTCCCAATGAAATTTCGTATAAGTATAGcagaagaaattaaaattttacgataATCATTCAACACGTTTCTtgaaaaatagattataaagtTATGCGTCTCTGCATTTTGCACAGGTTGAAAGAACGTTCAGggtaaacatgttttattttgtgtcgTAACACAGCTGAGGTTTAACGACAGTGCTAATATTAGATGGGGTTAGTAATACAATCGTTTGGTTCATTCATTAAGACGTAtagcaaaaacataattttaactcATGCCTGTTTGCCTAAAAGGGCAAGCTGGTTGCAATTGGTACATTCACTGAcactaaatttatattttacttatattgagAGCAGCGAGCCGTTTATTAATATGTGAAGCAGACTACCTAGTGAAATTTTGTGAATGAATGAGACCTAAAATTCCCTCAACTTTAAATTCCCACGACCACTTCCATAGTAGGTGCTTGTGGCCGTTGATGTTGATATACGATTACAGAACTTTGTACCGATATTCTACTGAAACTAACAACGAAAAGTAAATTAAGATTTTGTCTACTCTTTTACCTTTAAACCTTCACGTTTTGTTTATCTTCTTTACAAAAATTTCACAACCACATATCTTCCAGCCACATCAGTATACTTCAGCCGAGGGTTCGGCGGCTGGACTGCAGCTCGGTCCAGGACTACCAGAACGTGGGGCGCGCCGTGGAGAGCTCTGGGACCTTCTCCATGTGCAGCAGTGCCTTTAACCATACTCTGGACCGCCGCTGTTAGTGCACATATAGCCATGCTTGCCTTCTGCATCAGATCTTTGTTGAATATTGGGTGaggttacattttattaaattatttagaatagcTATATAAGTTTCATATTATTGTTACGATTGCACAGTTGAAAATACACATCTTTGAAATATTAAGAGTGTGATTattccaaataatttaaaaagagaaagaaaataacatgtacctaatttttaaaacactacTTGTAAAgtgaataattgaaaataacattacgTTACTCTATAGTAACGGTATCAGACAGTATATGAAAATTACGCgctaaataaatgtaatttaacataaactttGTCGTTTACCTAAACATCATATAAAATCTTCCacaaaacaatgaataaattCACTCAAAGATCACTTTCTAATAAATCCCTCTAGTTCTATTTTAACTTCACAACAAACCTTTAGATGCGGAACGACAACCTGCATCGGCGTTGCCGGCGCGCAGCTGTCAGTGTCCATTATGACGCTCACAGCAACAGTGTACATGCTCCAACTGGACCTGCGGTACGACGCGGCCCTGTCTCCCCCGCCGCGGCAGTCCGACGCGCAGATATGCACAGCGGTGTCTATGGTAGGTATGTGTAGacttcattttgtttttttttatttgtttattttgattacttactggtggtaggatatattttatatccgcccggatagtgaccggatagtgaccaccgtacacaaggtgtttaaatccgccatagtggccaaagtaaatgtgtcgcattccgggaacagcctgtgtatatccgctgCGAATAGcccggcatatttgtgtcgactgtaaATAAGCGAAACAAAATGATCAGCGTTTTACGACTTTACACCCGAAAACACTTCATCCTACTATTAAACGTGCCAGCCACAGTAGTTTTCTAAAAGCAATTACAcgattattacttaaaaacacTAACTAGGAGGTCCCAAAAACAAATACGTTTGTCACCTGAACAATAACCACGCACGCTAGAAGGGATAAAAAGGCAACAACCAACTCTGTCTAAGCACAGGcgttgtttaaaaattattagatatacatatgtatagaaCCGaatattgaaaagttacatttgcttaagtaatacaatacaataaatttgtcgttaaagttatttgaaaaaagatCACATCCTCTTCACTCATTTGaatcataaattttaagtacttttgtaaaattttgttgaattCTGAAGTCTCTTTAggccaaattataatttaatcacaCAAACCATTCCCAAAATACacgaatacataattatatcttaatattcCAGCGGCAAATTACCCTCACGTTACCCTCGTCATTTGACATAGCATAGATAAAATATACGTAGATAAAGACGTAATCATTTTGAAAACCTCTTCACTagagttaatatttaatactaattcAAACCCTAAATTAATAATGTAGAGTTTGAAATAGTTTGTTAACAAACTAGCGAGTGTGTGGAAATGGGTTAGACAGTTTGTAAAATGACAAATTATGCAATTTTCCCAGCAACATGTGCCTTGTGTTTTGACAaactttgtgaaatattaattaaaacgcGGGTTTATGCAGAAAATATAGTGTACTTCTGTTTCACAAAAGCAAGACAAGACCCTGAAAaaccattaattattttactaaatatacataaatagaacACTCACTGAAAAGGTCCTATTAATAAAGGTATTTAATGATAtcgtaaatattacatttactcTTCAACACTTTGAAGGTGATCCACAAAAATTTATtaggtttgatagtaaagtactaaattgttgacttgacttcacctatcaatgtaggcagataatattgatagggttTCTAAGAGGCCCAGTGAGCCTAACATATCGATTCAGTCGCACCCCACGATGGCTGGACGGTAGTTGTAACGCACTCTCTCTGCGAAACCAAATAAAAAGATCtaccggaaccagcaaaatttttaaaggggcctatgagaaaaaaaagtttgagaacctcTGTAATAGACAATAAAACAGTAGGCTGCGGCCCAAGAGCGTCGCCAAGGGGGGGCAGGGAGGGGCAGCTACCCCCCTCCCTAGACGTTCTAAAACTCGAAAgaataataaatcgtttttctttctttctttcaattccattcctaatattccgtacgctcaattactcTCTGCTCTAGGTTATTATTAAAGCGGGACAGAGGGAGTGGTGGAGGAACATATGCTCTCGACTTTAcgtacaattcatacttttctcattctccatatcaacttgcccctccctaggccatcggctggcgacgctcttgctGCGGCCTAAACACCAAcgattatgataataataataataatatcagccctgtattatatacttgcccactgctaagcacgggcctcctatactactgtgagggattaggccttagtccaccaccctggcctagtgcggattggtagacttcacacaccttcgaaattcctatagagaacttctcagatgtgcaggtttcctcacgatgttttccttcaccgttaaagcgaacgataaattcacaaagaatacacacatgattttagaaaagtcagaggtgtgtgcccttgggatttgaacctccggacattcgtcttggcagtccgttccacacccaactaggctatcgccgcttcatcaCGATTATGATACATCTCCCTAAATTCGAAACAATATCTTGTTCTACAAATTACTACACTACTTTATCACCTTAAATAATCCTTATTCGTTCCGTTTTATTTTTGACGTTACCACGTAAATCCTTTGaagctttataaaatatgcaGTCATTTTGTTCCACAAACACCAGATTTAAGGCTACAATAAATTGAAGCGAGCTAGAGTGAGATCCCACTTTAAAGAACCGCAGTATGTTAAGATTATTCTGGCTTTTGTATGTAATTCTTTCGCTGGCTATATTTGTGGACTTGAAATATACAGAATAggtaaaatttgaattaaattcaGCATATTTTCACTTTATTTCACAATGATACTTAATATTCTTCTAGAAAATCTTTAATAGTTCTTGTAAAATTATCTTCAgatgtaaagaaaaattaattagGAACAGttcttgataaaataaaaataaacaagattttttcAAGACgtgtatgttatttttgttccgccatagtagcccgtgtaagtgtgttgcgttccgggaacagcctgtgtatatccaattccaacaagccggcataattgtgtcaactgccgaggggtaatctctgtcattcattccattggaccctactccacttaccatcaagtacagtgGGGTAATTTAGCCGTGCcctttaaaaaaagtaaagtttttCATGTTTTAACATAAAAGTTGTCTAATCCCCGGAGCCCTAGATTTTCCGCAATCATTCACAAAACAGGCACACATAAAAACTTTTAGGACACTCTACATTTTGATGTATAAAAGTTTGAGAGTtggaacataatttattaagtagatCCGTAAACGTAGTGACCTTTAATTACTGCACAATTTAAAAGTGAGATCACTCTTTCCAAATTAAGTTtacccaaaataataaaacgttgCTAGAAAAAAATGAAGTATGTCCTGAAAGAGGGATTACGAAAAACCTTGTTCTTTTATCAGTTGCGGATGAAATTCAAAATGATCATCCGGTTACCGTAATCATGGTTTGCTGTCTTTTAAAATCACTAAGTGTAAAAAACCTAACATAATTCAGACAACTGCCAAAAGACTTTCGAAGACAGTATGAGaggtaatattagtaagatagatACTTTTATCAAGTataccatataaataaaatcactcaGATATGTaagaatcattttattttaaccataaTATAACCTGCTAATTATATATGTGTACCCAATCAAGCTAAATAGCATAACTAAAGCGTCCACCTTCAAGATTGATTTGCTtatgttgataataataatgatgattgACAGGTTCCTCTAACGTCAGTAGCGATAACCAGCGGTCACAGCGGCGATGACACCGGCAGTCCGCAGAACAAAGAGAAAGAAGCGCCGCCGACGGAGCCGACCTGATGGTAAATCGATTGATTTTGGTTTTAGCATGAAAATATACGGgcgttttcaataatcgatcccaATTTCAATTTTGCAACTAATCCTGAGAAGATCAATCAAATCAAAGTAAATCACTTTTAAACATGTCAATGAACTTTGtactgattggttcattttcacGATGGACCAagagcgattgggatcgtttattaaaatcgataTATATCTTCAGCTTTGtttgagatataaaaataattaatagatatcgccagtataattttgattggaactataaatatttgactGTATGATGTATCATGATCTGACACTATtaa
This genomic stretch from Manduca sexta isolate Smith_Timp_Sample1 chromosome 21, JHU_Msex_v1.0, whole genome shotgun sequence harbors:
- the LOC115440175 gene encoding uncharacterized protein LOC115440175 isoform X3 yields the protein MCFRALVLHAKSAMWSRKHSVCSAVSGASRCDDAELPLAGGVQLYPFAIALRVRVLQIVCGIGGLVVGAVGWLEERQKPALGLGVPAGAITVLAAATSVYFSRGFGGWTAARSRTTRTWGAPWRALGPSPCAAVPLTILWTAAVSAHIAMLAFCIRSLLNIGCGTTTCIGVAGAQLSVSIMTLTATVYMLQLDLRYDAALSPPPRQSDAQICTAVSMVGSSNVSSDNQRSQRR
- the LOC115440175 gene encoding uncharacterized protein LOC115440175 isoform X1, with the translated sequence MCFRALVLHAKSAMWSRKHSVCSAVSGASRCDDAELPLAGGVQLYPFAIALRVRVLQIVCGIGGLVVGAVGWLEERQKPALGLGVPAGAITVLAAATSVYFSRGFGGWTAARSRTTRTWGAPWRALGPSPCAAVPLTILWTAAVSAHIAMLAFCIRSLLNIGCGTTTCIGVAGAQLSVSIMTLTATVYMLQLDLRYDAALSPPPRQSDAQICTAVSMVPLTSVAITSGHSGDDTGSPQNKEKEAPPTEPT
- the LOC115440175 gene encoding uncharacterized protein LOC115440175 isoform X2; this translates as MPVLHAKSAMWSRKHSVCSAVSGASRCDDAELPLAGGVQLYPFAIALRVRVLQIVCGIGGLVVGAVGWLEERQKPALGLGVPAGAITVLAAATSVYFSRGFGGWTAARSRTTRTWGAPWRALGPSPCAAVPLTILWTAAVSAHIAMLAFCIRSLLNIGCGTTTCIGVAGAQLSVSIMTLTATVYMLQLDLRYDAALSPPPRQSDAQICTAVSMVPLTSVAITSGHSGDDTGSPQNKEKEAPPTEPT